In Aegilops tauschii subsp. strangulata cultivar AL8/78 chromosome 3, Aet v6.0, whole genome shotgun sequence, one genomic interval encodes:
- the LOC109734633 gene encoding uncharacterized protein isoform X1 produces the protein MMFPSPGGAAMALAHGQAASTGATTAGGTATSITFSFQPSDPPLNGGLSHHHGLLGYSPLVLDHPTTTTSSSTTIPAAPTLHHIHGHAGAIHPPRSSPPHPWSCEESDRERQRGKGAVAGMGINSAAAGGSGGGERSHGSSSAAAGMGVGAVRMKKAAGGGGAKARRKVREPRFCFKTMSDVDVLDDGYKWRKYGQKVVKNTQHPRSYYRCTQDKCRVKKRVERLAEDPRMVITTYEGRHVHSPSRDDDDAARASAEMSFIW, from the exons ATGATGTTCCCATCACCAGGGGGAGCGGCGATGGCGCTGGCCCACGGCCAAGCAGCCTCCACGGGCGCAACGACGGCCGGCGGCACCGCGACCTCCATAACCTTCAGCTTCCAGCCCTCCGATCCTCCTCTGAACGGCGGCCTCTCCCACCACCATGGCCTCCTAGGTTACAGCCCCCTCGTACTAGACCACCCAACCACCACCACTTCCTCCTCCACCACCATCCCCGCCGCTCCCACACTTCACCACATCCATGGTCATGCCGGAGCCATCCATCCTCCAAGGTCATCCCCTCCACATCCATG GTCTTGCGAGGAAAGTGATCGAGAAAGGCAGAGGGGGAAGGGCGCGGTGGCAGGCATGGGGATTAACAGCGCGGCGGCCGGCGGAAGTGGAGGTGGTGAACGGTCACATGGGTCGTCGTCAGCGGCTGCGGGGATGGGGGTCGGCGCGGTGAGGATGAAGAAGGCGGCGGGGGGAGGAGGGGCGAAGGCGCGGCGGAAGGTGCGGGAGCCGAGGTTCTGCTTCAAGACCATGAGCGACGTCGACGTGCTTGACGACGGCTACAAGTGGCGCAAGTACGGCCAGAAGGTCGTCAAGAACACGCAGCACCCACG GAGCTACTACCGGTGCACGCAGGACAAGTGCCGGGTGAAGAAGCGGGTGGAGCGGCTGGCGGAGGACCCGCGCATGGTGATCACCACCTACGAGGGGCGGCACGTCCACTCCCCCTCccgcgacgacgacgacgccgcGCGCGCCAGCGCCGAGATGAGCTTCATCTGGTAG
- the LOC109734633 gene encoding uncharacterized protein isoform X2, with amino-acid sequence MMFPSPGGAAMALAHGQAASTGATTAGGTATSITFSFQPSDPPLNGGLSHHHGLLGYSPLVLDHPTTTTSSSTTIPAAPTLHHIHGHAGAIHPPRSSPPHPCDRERQRGKGAVAGMGINSAAAGGSGGGERSHGSSSAAAGMGVGAVRMKKAAGGGGAKARRKVREPRFCFKTMSDVDVLDDGYKWRKYGQKVVKNTQHPRSYYRCTQDKCRVKKRVERLAEDPRMVITTYEGRHVHSPSRDDDDAARASAEMSFIW; translated from the exons ATGATGTTCCCATCACCAGGGGGAGCGGCGATGGCGCTGGCCCACGGCCAAGCAGCCTCCACGGGCGCAACGACGGCCGGCGGCACCGCGACCTCCATAACCTTCAGCTTCCAGCCCTCCGATCCTCCTCTGAACGGCGGCCTCTCCCACCACCATGGCCTCCTAGGTTACAGCCCCCTCGTACTAGACCACCCAACCACCACCACTTCCTCCTCCACCACCATCCCCGCCGCTCCCACACTTCACCACATCCATGGTCATGCCGGAGCCATCCATCCTCCAAGGTCATCCCCTCCACATCCATG TGATCGAGAAAGGCAGAGGGGGAAGGGCGCGGTGGCAGGCATGGGGATTAACAGCGCGGCGGCCGGCGGAAGTGGAGGTGGTGAACGGTCACATGGGTCGTCGTCAGCGGCTGCGGGGATGGGGGTCGGCGCGGTGAGGATGAAGAAGGCGGCGGGGGGAGGAGGGGCGAAGGCGCGGCGGAAGGTGCGGGAGCCGAGGTTCTGCTTCAAGACCATGAGCGACGTCGACGTGCTTGACGACGGCTACAAGTGGCGCAAGTACGGCCAGAAGGTCGTCAAGAACACGCAGCACCCACG GAGCTACTACCGGTGCACGCAGGACAAGTGCCGGGTGAAGAAGCGGGTGGAGCGGCTGGCGGAGGACCCGCGCATGGTGATCACCACCTACGAGGGGCGGCACGTCCACTCCCCCTCccgcgacgacgacgacgccgcGCGCGCCAGCGCCGAGATGAGCTTCATCTGGTAG